One Sphingobacteriales bacterium genomic window, GCAGGGAGCTGCCGGATAATACGGAAGAACCCAGGCCGACCAGAACACCGCTCAGATAATACAGAAACAGGCTCGTGCCCGTAAAAGCCAGAAAAACAAATCCGGAAGAAAGTAAAATCAGGGCAATTAAGATAACAGGCTTAACCCCTGTTTTGTCAATCATCCTCCCGAAGACGGGAGAACCGAGTGCAGTTGCCAGCACAAACGGGGTCAGCATAAAGCTGGCTGTTGAAGGTTCAACGTTAAAATTACCCACCACAAATTTTGGAATAAAGACAAAACAGGCCTGAACCAAACCTGTAACCACCGCCAAAATGCCTGCAGTAACAATCTGATTATTTTTAAAAAAGCTGAATTTAATAATCGGAGAGGTGTTCTTTTTCTCGGAAAAAATTAACAGGATAAAGGCAAATACAGATACTGCCAAAGGTAATGAAACAGCTAACGACAACAGGGAGTGAAGGTTGTCTGCTTCAATATTGTTGATACCGAGTGTAAAGCCTGCCAGTGTTAGTCCCAGAAAAATAATTCCTGACCAGTCGATTCTGGAAACTTTTGCCGGGCTTTTGGATGGAAGGAGGCGGAAGCTGAAATAGAGGAGAAAAGCAGCCACAGGGAGATTGATAAAAAAGAGGGAATTCCATGGAAAATATTTCAGCAAAACGCCAGCGATAAAAGGGCCTATCAGAAATGCCAGTCCAAATACAGCTCCGATGGTTCCGAGTATTCTGCCACGTTTTTCGGGGGGAAACATATCGCCCACCAGGGCAGAGGCTACCGGAAAAATACCGCTGGTTCCCAAACCCTGAATGGCACGCCCTGTCAACAGCCATGGAAAGTTTTGCGTTAAGGAAACTATCACAGAGCCGAGGGCAAATACCGACAAAGCGATGACATAGATGTTTCTTCTGCCATAAATATCCGACAAGCGTGCAAAGAATGAAATTCCCATCAGGTTGAACAGGATGTATATCGAAAAAATCCAGCCTGAGTATCGTGTTCCTATTTCCAGCGCTTTTTCAATGGAAGGAATGGCAGGCCCTACAATTGAAATATCGAGAGCACCCATCAGCACTCCGATAAAAAGGAGGGCTATTAGCTTTCTTTGGTTTTTTTTATCCACTGATAATTGTTTTAATGTTTTTTTCGAAAAAAAATGTGTCTTTGATTGGGAGGTGGCAAGTTACAAATTTAATTCCAAACCGTATCAATCATCAGCAAAGCAACAACTGAAAGCATATAAAAGTTGATGACGATGAAATATTTTTTAAGGCTTTCCTGTGCATATTTTTTTAAAACAAGTTTTGAAAAAAGAAAAATAATCAGAAGTGAAAGAAAAATAAGTCCCGTTTTGGCAAACAGTCCTGAAGACAAGCCTGTAAAAACCAGAGCCATTCCCGAAACAGCCATGGCTACAGCCCAGATAAAAGTAATTTTTTTCAGCTGAAAATCAGTATAAATACCCGTCAGCGAAGGGAATCCGGCCTGTTCATATTGTTTGCCATACTTGAGCAGGAGCAGCCAGAAATGGGGTACCTGCCAGATAAAAAAGAAGAAACAGAGATACCAGAGGGCGGGGTCAGCCAGGCTTCCTCCGGCTGCTGTCCAGCCAACTGCGGGGGGAATAGATCCGATTACCGAGCCGGGTACAACTGCAAATGCGGTAACTTTTTTCAGGTTGGTATAAATGAGGTTGTACCAGATAAGCGCCAGCGCAGCCAGTGCCATGGGAATAAAACCTGATGATTGCCAGAGCATCCACAGGCCTGAAAAACTTAAAGTAAATGCGTAAGTAACTGCAAACCTGTACGATATTCTTCCTGAAGAAAGCGGACGCTCTTTGGTCCTCTCCATGAGGGCATCCTTTTTTCTTTCCTGTATCTGATTGATTACTGCAGAACCGCATGCCGTCAGAAACAGCCCCACAACCGGCCATATCATGTCTGGAGAAAATCCGTGGTGAAAAATCACATATCCTGCTGTGGTTGTGATGGTGACGGCTATGGTAATTCTGACTTTCGCCAGCTCAAAAAGATCTGAAATAAATGAGGGTTTATTTCTTTTCATGAAGTTGT contains:
- a CDS encoding MFS transporter, translated to MDKKNQRKLIALLFIGVLMGALDISIVGPAIPSIEKALEIGTRYSGWIFSIYILFNLMGISFFARLSDIYGRRNIYVIALSVFALGSVIVSLTQNFPWLLTGRAIQGLGTSGIFPVASALVGDMFPPEKRGRILGTIGAVFGLAFLIGPFIAGVLLKYFPWNSLFFINLPVAAFLLYFSFRLLPSKSPAKVSRIDWSGIIFLGLTLAGFTLGINNIEADNLHSLLSLAVSLPLAVSVFAFILLIFSEKKNTSPIIKFSFFKNNQIVTAGILAVVTGLVQACFVFIPKFVVGNFNVEPSTASFMLTPFVLATALGSPVFGRMIDKTGVKPVILIALILLSSGFVFLAFTGTSLFLYYLSGVLVGLGSSVLSGSSLRYIMLNNTAAEDRAVSQGMLTIFISIGQLTGSALTGILLALNKNSFSLIFNGISILLFLMIFVSLRLKNGKLMSKSQ
- a CDS encoding protoheme IX farnesyltransferase, producing MKRNKPSFISDLFELAKVRITIAVTITTTAGYVIFHHGFSPDMIWPVVGLFLTACGSAVINQIQERKKDALMERTKERPLSSGRISYRFAVTYAFTLSFSGLWMLWQSSGFIPMALAALALIWYNLIYTNLKKVTAFAVVPGSVIGSIPPAVGWTAAGGSLADPALWYLCFFFFIWQVPHFWLLLLKYGKQYEQAGFPSLTGIYTDFQLKKITFIWAVAMAVSGMALVFTGLSSGLFAKTGLIFLSLLIIFLFSKLVLKKYAQESLKKYFIVINFYMLSVVALLMIDTVWN